One window from the genome of Jeotgalibaca sp. MA1X17-3 encodes:
- a CDS encoding 6-phospho-beta-glucosidase, with product MKKHKFLWGGATAANQVEGAYQEGGRGLSNIDLLPYGEYRLAVAQGKMHYSEVPEGAYYPSYEAIDFYNNYKEDIRMLADLGMRAYRFSISWSRIYPTGLENKPNEEGLRFYESVIGELLKYNIEPIVTISHFDVPKGLMDAFESWKSRKMIAMYEKYAMTLFERFKGKVKYWITFNEINMILHKPFTGAAITVSEGEDREEVIYNAAHYEMVASALATKRLREIDPDAKIGAMLAAGDYYPYSSNPEDVREAQKANQETFFFLDVQSRGEYPRWALNRFKKRGIHVDITVEDQNILKENTVDYISFSYYASRTSKADTTDVDTNTGNAAGGVVNPYLERSEWGWMIDPLGLRIVMNSIWDRYQKPLFLVENGLGARDILEEDERVHDEYRIAYLKEHIDTLLLTMKEDGVPLLGFTMWSAIDLVSSSGGEMGKRYGLIYVDKDNNGKGTLRRIKKDSYEWFKAFLASSDI from the coding sequence ATGAAAAAACATAAATTTCTATGGGGGGGGGCTACCGCTGCAAATCAAGTGGAGGGTGCTTATCAAGAAGGCGGAAGAGGGTTATCCAATATAGATTTATTACCTTATGGTGAATACCGCTTAGCAGTTGCGCAAGGCAAGATGCACTATTCAGAGGTACCCGAAGGTGCTTATTATCCCTCTTATGAAGCCATTGATTTTTATAATAATTATAAAGAAGATATCCGTATGTTGGCTGACTTAGGTATGCGGGCTTATCGATTTTCTATCTCTTGGTCAAGAATCTATCCAACGGGTTTGGAAAATAAACCAAATGAAGAAGGATTACGTTTCTACGAATCGGTCATTGGGGAATTACTAAAGTATAATATTGAACCGATAGTCACAATTTCTCATTTTGATGTTCCAAAAGGATTAATGGATGCTTTCGAATCATGGAAAAGTCGCAAAATGATTGCTATGTATGAAAAATATGCAATGACTCTATTTGAGCGGTTCAAGGGCAAAGTGAAGTATTGGATTACATTTAACGAAATCAATATGATTTTGCATAAACCATTTACTGGCGCAGCTATTACAGTGAGTGAAGGGGAAGACCGCGAAGAAGTTATTTATAACGCAGCTCACTACGAAATGGTTGCCAGTGCATTGGCAACCAAACGACTCCGTGAAATTGACCCTGATGCGAAGATTGGTGCCATGCTAGCAGCTGGTGACTACTATCCGTATAGTTCTAACCCCGAAGATGTGAGGGAAGCTCAAAAGGCAAACCAAGAAACCTTTTTCTTTTTAGATGTACAATCACGTGGAGAATATCCAAGATGGGCCCTTAATAGATTTAAGAAACGAGGCATCCATGTTGATATTACTGTTGAGGATCAAAATATACTGAAAGAAAACACCGTGGATTATATTTCTTTTAGTTATTATGCATCCCGAACATCTAAAGCAGATACAACAGATGTCGACACCAATACAGGTAACGCAGCTGGAGGTGTTGTTAATCCTTATCTGGAGCGATCTGAATGGGGATGGATGATTGATCCATTAGGGTTACGAATTGTAATGAACAGTATTTGGGATCGTTATCAAAAACCACTTTTCTTAGTTGAAAATGGCTTAGGTGCACGTGATATTCTTGAAGAAGACGAAAGAGTGCATGACGAGTACCGCATTGCCTATTTGAAAGAACATATTGATACTCTCCTTCTTACCATGAAAGAAGATGGGGTTCCACTTTTAGGTTTCACCATGTGGTCCGCTATAGATCTAGTTTCCTCATCCGGTGGTGAAATGGGCAAGCGATATGGTCTTATTTACGTGGATAAAGATAATAACGGTAAAGGAACACTACGGCGCATCAAAAAGGACTCTTACGAATGGTTTAAAGCATTTCTAGCTTCATCAGATATTTAA
- a CDS encoding FGGY family carbohydrate kinase, translating into MTKYIASIDVGTTNLKINLFNSSYEVIDTVKFTHTDIIFTDTRFEMKIDEIWQNMIGGLRQLIDKNTITDIEIVLTTAMHSVQLMTNDFSLSGPLLAWTDKRGTEVIESMSQEKANDQYLRTGTPIHSMNPFFKLVHLREQLGSLTRIGSLKDILFYRLTGEWAIDVSNASSSGLYNLSELNWDQESLQSLGISTKQLPKIQPISYSSMTLPGLLHEQATVYIGTSDGISSNFVFNDLEDIAVLSLGTSHAVRVIHEKIQCNVDFQNFSYIIHPNAYLIGLPSNNGANILAWAIKIFNSSFDELNSVLLNPPEVNTIFLPFINGERAPVWDDTAMGHLFNLTRTNTRESILYAIILGMIFNMKQNVERLAELVDFKAIGLVGGGARLEALPQLMADILGYKLFIPTMKNAETLGSIAAVKNEVFQSEYLIVEPNPHRTYEKAYKSYQNKLLKTD; encoded by the coding sequence TTGACTAAGTATATAGCGAGTATCGATGTAGGGACAACGAATCTAAAAATCAACTTATTTAATTCGTCATATGAAGTAATCGATACCGTAAAATTTACACATACAGACATTATTTTTACTGATACTCGATTTGAGATGAAAATTGATGAGATATGGCAAAATATGATTGGCGGTCTGAGACAGCTAATCGATAAAAATACGATAACAGATATTGAAATTGTACTGACTACAGCGATGCATAGTGTGCAACTTATGACAAATGATTTTTCATTGTCTGGGCCATTGTTGGCTTGGACAGATAAACGAGGAACAGAAGTTATTGAGTCAATGAGCCAAGAGAAAGCAAATGACCAATATCTTCGAACGGGTACGCCAATACACAGTATGAATCCATTTTTTAAATTAGTACATTTGCGGGAACAATTGGGTAGTTTAACGCGGATAGGTTCTCTAAAAGATATTCTTTTTTATCGTTTAACCGGCGAGTGGGCTATAGATGTAAGTAATGCTTCTAGTAGTGGGTTATACAATCTTTCTGAATTAAACTGGGATCAAGAATCCCTACAATCATTAGGTATTTCTACAAAACAATTGCCTAAAATTCAGCCCATATCATACAGTTCAATGACCTTACCAGGTTTGCTTCACGAACAAGCAACAGTTTATATTGGAACATCAGATGGCATATCTTCTAATTTTGTTTTTAATGATTTAGAAGATATCGCAGTACTTTCGTTAGGAACAAGCCATGCAGTCCGAGTGATTCATGAAAAAATACAATGTAATGTGGATTTTCAAAATTTTTCTTACATTATTCATCCAAATGCATATCTAATCGGTCTACCAAGTAATAATGGTGCAAATATATTAGCATGGGCAATTAAAATATTTAATAGTTCATTTGATGAGCTTAATAGTGTCCTTCTTAATCCACCCGAAGTGAATACAATCTTTCTTCCTTTCATCAATGGGGAAAGAGCACCTGTTTGGGATGATACTGCAATGGGACATTTATTCAATTTAACACGGACTAATACGAGAGAGTCTATTTTATATGCGATTATTTTAGGGATGATTTTCAATATGAAACAAAATGTCGAACGATTAGCCGAGCTAGTGGACTTCAAAGCAATCGGACTTGTAGGTGGTGGGGCGAGGCTTGAGGCACTTCCTCAGCTCATGGCAGATATTTTGGGATATAAACTCTTCATTCCAACAATGAAAAATGCAGAAACATTGGGAAGTATTGCAGCTGTAAAGAATGAAGTCTTTCAATCTGAATATCTTATTGTAGAGCCTAATCCTCATAGGACCTATGAGAAGGCTTATAAATCTTATCAAAATAAATTACTGAAGACCGATTGA
- a CDS encoding PTS sugar transporter subunit IIB — protein sequence MAQLNIMLVCSAGMSTSMLVKVIKEEVQKQGLDANVFAKPSTEAIEYLEAEPVSVLLLGPQVGFMENNFKEVVGEKEIPIAVINPISYGTMNGKKVLEQALELINK from the coding sequence ATGGCTCAATTGAATATTATGTTAGTTTGTTCTGCAGGAATGAGTACAAGTATGTTAGTAAAAGTGATAAAAGAAGAGGTTCAAAAACAAGGCTTGGATGCAAATGTCTTTGCAAAGCCGTCCACTGAAGCGATTGAATATTTAGAAGCTGAACCAGTAAGTGTGCTCTTGCTAGGGCCGCAAGTTGGATTTATGGAAAATAATTTCAAAGAAGTGGTAGGGGAAAAGGAAATTCCAATTGCTGTGATTAATCCCATCAGTTACGGCACGATGAATGGTAAAAAAGTATTGGAACAAGCACTTGAATTAATAAATAAATGA
- a CDS encoding PTS lactose/cellobiose transporter subunit IIA: protein MVNTEVIMNLIINAGGAKSSAMEAIYAAKKSDFDTATEKFKLANEQISKAHNAQTSLISAEANGDHTEINLIMIHAQDHLMTAIAFIDLAKELVDFYKLTLEKGKDMYEKT from the coding sequence ATGGTCAATACAGAAGTAATTATGAACTTAATTATCAACGCTGGAGGTGCCAAAAGTAGCGCAATGGAAGCTATTTATGCAGCTAAAAAAAGCGATTTTGATACAGCAACAGAAAAATTTAAATTAGCGAATGAACAAATTAGTAAAGCGCATAATGCCCAAACAAGCCTCATCAGTGCTGAAGCGAATGGTGATCATACAGAAATTAATTTAATTATGATCCATGCACAGGATCATTTAATGACTGCTATTGCCTTCATTGATTTAGCGAAAGAATTAGTCGATTTTTACAAGCTCACACTTGAGAAAGGAAAGGATATGTATGAAAAAACATAA
- a CDS encoding NADP-dependent phosphogluconate dehydrogenase — protein sequence MHISIVGLGKMGLSLAKQLNGQGKIIQGFDLNPAISDVYSDESLIYLSNLEELANSDKQNVVFLVLPTGEPTKQTIHQLSSILNKNDIIIDFSNSFYKDSIKNYNQLDPLGILYYDCGLSGGVEGALNGACMMLGGPEKAPSELLSLLASLCVSDGFSFYPQPGSGHYLKMVHNGIEYGMMQSIAEGLELLNEQNKFIFDLNKVTTNWSNGSIIESSLLKNIKEELKKDPQLSAYDNKVHASGEAKWMVGEALEEEVPVPVISLSLMKRNASLLNVAFSNQVLSAMRFNFGGHKEY from the coding sequence ATGCATATTTCAATTGTGGGTCTAGGAAAGATGGGACTATCGCTTGCTAAGCAGCTAAATGGTCAAGGGAAAATAATTCAAGGCTTTGATTTAAATCCTGCTATTTCGGACGTGTATTCAGATGAAAGTTTAATTTACCTCAGTAATTTGGAAGAATTAGCAAATAGCGACAAACAAAATGTTGTCTTCCTAGTTCTACCGACAGGTGAGCCGACAAAACAAACAATTCACCAATTAAGCAGTATTCTAAATAAAAACGATATTATTATTGACTTCTCAAATTCATTCTACAAAGACTCAATTAAAAATTATAATCAACTGGATCCTCTAGGCATCCTGTACTATGATTGTGGGTTATCTGGTGGCGTAGAGGGGGCTCTGAATGGTGCATGTATGATGCTAGGCGGACCAGAAAAAGCACCATCTGAATTGTTGTCTCTACTTGCTTCACTTTGTGTGTCGGATGGATTCAGTTTTTACCCTCAACCAGGAAGTGGACATTACTTGAAAATGGTACACAATGGTATTGAATATGGAATGATGCAATCAATTGCCGAAGGATTAGAATTACTGAATGAGCAAAATAAATTTATTTTTGATTTAAATAAAGTAACAACAAATTGGAGCAATGGATCGATTATAGAATCTTCCTTATTGAAAAATATTAAGGAAGAATTAAAAAAAGATCCACAATTAAGTGCATATGATAATAAAGTGCATGCTTCAGGTGAAGCCAAGTGGATGGTAGGCGAAGCATTGGAAGAAGAAGTCCCTGTACCTGTTATTTCATTATCCTTAATGAAACGCAATGCATCGTTATTAAATGTGGCTTTCTCAAATCAAGTCCTTTCAGCTATGCGTTTCAACTTTGGTGGACACAAAGAGTATTGA